Proteins encoded by one window of Aspergillus chevalieri M1 DNA, chromosome 6, nearly complete sequence:
- the RPL32 gene encoding 60S ribosomal protein eL32 (COG:J;~EggNog:ENOG410PNPG;~InterPro:IPR036351,IPR001515;~PFAM:PF01655;~go_component: GO:0005840 - ribosome [Evidence IEA];~go_function: GO:0003735 - structural constituent of ribosome [Evidence IEA];~go_process: GO:0006412 - translation [Evidence IEA]): protein MVLAKKHVPIVKKRTKTFWRHQSDRFKCVPSSWRKPKGIDNRVRRRFKSNIPMPSIGYGSNKKTKHMMPSGHKAFLVHNPRDVELLLMHNRTYAAEIAHAVSSRKRVDILAKAKALGVKVTNPKGRVTTEA, encoded by the exons ATGGTCCTCGCAAAGAAGCACGTCCCTATCGTCAAGAAGC GCACCAAGACCTTCTGGCGCCACCAGTCCGACCGCTTCAAGTGTGTCCCTTCGTCATGGCGCAAGCCCAAGGGTATCGACAACCGCGTCCGTAGACGCTTCAAGAGCAACATTCCGATGCCCTCG ATCGGATACGGCTCCAACAAGAAGACCAAGCACATGATGCCCTCTGGCCACAAGGCCTTCCTCGTCCACAACCCCCGGGACGTTGAGCTTCTGCTCATGCACAACCGCACCTACGCCGCTGA GATCGCTCACGCCGTCTCCTCCCGCAAGCGTGTCGACATCCTcgccaaggccaaggctCTCGGTGTCAAGGTCACCAACCCCAAGGGCCGTGTCACCACTGAGGCTTAA
- a CDS encoding uncharacterized protein (COG:S;~EggNog:ENOG410PWEX) produces MVTSLIADWRLWSLNDKHDEYELQSPKISSWNEWKDFNLDTIMNEYRDLLLFIKILYDPMPTPPRPIRNEELFKTSSSASWTDEFDVLSACASWLWSNKTCWETVPSSCSMKELAPRSSTSSIQTLRILSLISPKLPGRTVPGELKPSWKWSLELQHGNIKQRTEFLKTRHGFLLTDAALVAIRRVNDLAEVDDAHLQLSKTIPWTAYGNEKEPQLAMLLGLWYLVDGRQVPHPAITNATKTLQTQPLHLWEQRLRTSEGTLCAQDIVPDFLDVIKSIDPNDCNEQWALHPKRFREDGLPLNAVLIEYIPNIQELNLGTYTDEQAKAFYEILQETHEAL; encoded by the exons ATGGTCACCTCCCTCATTGCCGATTGGAGATTATGGTCTCTCAACGACAAACACGACGAATACGAGTTACAATCCCCGAAAATCAGTTCCTGGAATGAATGGAAAGACTTCAACCTCGATACAATCATGAACGAATATCGAGACCTCCTGTTGTTCATCAAAATTCTTTACGACCCCATGCCCACTCCTCCACGGCCGATCCGCAATGAAGAGCTGTTCAAAACCAGTTCAAGTGCTTCTTGGACGGACGAATTCGACGTCCTTTCCGCGTGTGCTTCCTGGCTCTGGTCGAACAAGACCTGTTGGGAAACTGTGCCGTCATCTTGTTCGATGAAGGAACTCGCGCCAAGATCATCGACAAGTTCGATCCAGACACTGCGTATTTTGAGCCTGATCTCCCCGAAACTTCCAGGCCGCACCGTTCCCGGTGAACTCAAACCATCTTGGAAGTGGTCGTTGGAGCTGCAGCACGGTAACATCAAGCAGCGGACAGAGTTTCTGAAG ACTCGCCATGGCTTCCTGCTTACTGATGCCGCACTCGTTGCTATTCGCCGGGTGAACGATCTGGCTGAGGTTGACGACGCTCATCTGCAGCTGTCGAAAACGATACCTTGGACTGCGTACGGCAACGAAAAGGAGCCACAGCTGGCCATGCTTCTTGGTCTCTGGTATCTCG TTGACGGCAGACAAGTACCACACCCAGCTATAACCAACGCAACCAAAACTCTTCAAACACAACCCCTTCATCTGTGGGAGCAACGCCTACGCACCTCTGAAGGAACACTCTGCGCACAAGACATCGTCCCTGATTTTCTAGACGTAATTAAAAGTATTGATCCCAACGATTGCAATGAGCAATGGGCGCTGCATCCGAAGCGGTTTAGAGAAGATGGATTACCACTCAATGCTGTTCTCATTGAGTACATTCCCAACATCCAAGAACTCAATCTCGGCACCTATACAGATGAGCAGGCGAAGGCGTTCTATGAGATTTTGCAGGAGACCCATGAGGCGCTGTGA
- a CDS encoding pseudouridine synthase family protein (COG:A;~EggNog:ENOG410PHG6;~InterPro:IPR020103,IPR006224,IPR006225,IPR002942, IPR006145;~PFAM:PF00849;~go_function: GO:0003723 - RNA binding [Evidence IEA];~go_function: GO:0009982 - pseudouridine synthase activity [Evidence IEA];~go_process: GO:0001522 - pseudouridine synthesis [Evidence IEA];~go_process: GO:0009451 - RNA modification [Evidence IEA]): MSLTPVDTTLKAPPADPVQEPPKVAITPCDPWPAPYYYEGGLRRVRPYHYTYNTYCKERWRGRTLVEIFTSEFRDRRPEYYREALEKGSVTVNGQVAGPDTVIKNGQVISHTLHRHEPPVTANEIGIIHESDDMIVIDKPAGVPVHSAGRYHYNTVVEILRAQRSPHFLPRPCNRLDRLTSGVMFIGKHPKGAEVMADKLKQRTVQKEYVARVKGKFPDGVVICDQPVMQVSPKLGLNRVRATGKEAKTKFRRLAYYPPQPVQTVVDEANGERAATPPPALSNEDEGYSIVHCLPLTGRTHQIRVHLQFLGYPITNDPIYSNRRVFGPNLGKNESSADRDGEIIDRLSTMGKTELPDTVHSYRTHLTAAPDVPPGTDPKLVNEIMTREHEEASIRYLRRKGEMLSGKTCEICGTELYSDPGVHELGIFLHAVAYADLEGDWKYRSKMPSWALPPQGCEGPQEVPDWVFGPESEEVVYGHGVVPESLDDEPKGQGGKDGVVKGKQGVPSLIRGVGMVDVEKDGLPET; encoded by the exons ATGTCGCTCACACCCGTCGACACAACCCTCAAAGCCCCTCCCGCCGATCCAGTTCAGGAACCGCCCAAGGTGGCCATCACACCGTGTGACCCATGGCCTGCGCCGTATTACTACGAGGGCGGACTACGGAGAGTTCGGCCTTATCATTATACGTATAATACGTACTGCAAGGAGAGATGGCGGGGGAGGACGTTGGTGGAGATTTTCACGTCGGAGTTCAGGGATCGGAGGCCGGAGTATTAT AGAGAAGCATTGGAGAAGGGATCTGTGACTGTTAACGGCCAAGTTGCCGGCCCCGACACGGTCATTAAGAACGGCCAGGTGATTTCGCATACGCTGCACCGGCACGAACCCCCCGTAACCGCCAACGAAATCGGAATCATTCACGAAAGCGATGACATGATCGTCATCGACAAGCCCGCAGGTGTCCCGGTACACTCTGCGGGACGGTACCACTACAACACCGTCGTCGAGATCCTGCGCGCCCAGCGCAGTCCGCATTTCCTTCCTAGGCCGTGTAACCGTCTGGACAGGCTCACATCGGGTGTTATGTTTATCGGGAAACATCCCAAGGGCGCGGAGGTGATGGCGGACAAGTTGAAGCAGCGGACTGTGCAGAAGGAGTATGTGGCTCGTGTAAAGGGGAAGTTTCCAGACGGAGTGGTTATTTGCGATCAGCCGGTTATGCAGGTTAGTCCGAAGTTAGGACTGAATCGTGTTCGCGCGACAGGTAAAGAGGCAAAGACCAAGTTCCGTCGACTTGCATATTACCCGCCCCAACCTGTCCAGACAGTCGTCGACGAGGCAAACGGTGAACGTGCGGCAACACCACCTCCGGCCCTCTCCAACGAAGACGAAGGCTACAGTATCGTCCACTGCCTCCCGCTCACCGGCCGCACACACCAAATCCGCGTCCACCTGCAATTCCTCGGCTACCCCATCACCAACGACCCCATCTACTCCAACCGCCGCGTCTTCGGCCCCAATCTCGGCAAGAACGAGTCCTCCGCTGACCGCGACGGCGAGATCATCGATCGTCTGTCCACAATGGGCAAGACAGAACTCCCTGACACAGTTCACTCATACCGCACGCATCTCACCGCCGCCCCAGACGTCCCACCAGGCACAGACCCTAAGTTAGTCAACGAGATCATGACTCGCGAGCACGAAGAAGCATCCATAAGATACCTTCGCCGCAAAGGCGAAATGCTCTCCGGAAAGACATGCGAAATTTGCGGAACAGAATTATACAGTGATCCCGGTGTACATGAACTCGGTATATTCCTGCACGCAGTCGCATACGCTGATCTCGAGGGTGACTGGAAGTATCGTTCTAAGATGCCTTCCTGGGCTCTGCCTCCGCAGGGTTGTGAGGGGCCGCAGGAGGTCCCGGATTGGGTGTTTGGGCCGGAGAGTGAGGAGGTTGTTTATGGGCATGGAGTTGTGCCTGAGAGTTTGGATGATGAGCCTAAGGGGCAGGGTGGAAAGGATGGTGTAGTTAAAGGAAAACAGGGCGTGCCGAGTCTTATAAGGGGAGTTGGGATGGTTGATGTTGAGAAGGATGGGTTGCCGGAGACTTGA
- a CDS encoding acyl-CoA thioesterase (COG:S;~EggNog:ENOG410PPWV;~InterPro:IPR029069,IPR006683;~PFAM:PF03061) — translation MAPKELAAKKARSRADYAFHQEYRTRWFDNDMYAHLNNTVYTMLFDSIINTYLIGHCGMDPFTVNNKDDSSGPAMKQIAIIATSYCDYFASVAFPDVLELGLRVERLGKSSVTYEVGVFRKGEEDVKVVGGYTHVFVERETMRPAAEGMEGTVRKGLEALVKEPKAKL, via the exons ATGGCCCCTAAAGAACTCGCAGCCAAGAAGGCGCGCAGTCGCGCAGACTATGCCTTCCATCAGGAATACCGGACCAGATG GTTCGACAACGATATGTACGCGCACCTTAATAACACTGTCTACACGATGCTCTTCGACTCCATAATCAACACATACCTAATCGGCCACTGCGGAATGGATCCGTTCACCGTCAACAACAAAGACGACTCATCCGGGCCGGCGATGAAGCAGATTGCCATCATTGCGACTTCGTACTGTGACTATTTCGCGTCTGTTGCATTCCCGGACGTTCTTGAGTTGGGTTTGCGTGTGGAGAGGCTGGGAAAGTCGAGCGTTACGTATGAAGTGGGTGTGTTCCGGAAAGGGGAAGAAGATGTTAAGGTTGTTGGAGGGTATACGCATGTCTTCGTGGAGAGGGAGACGATGAGGCCTGCGGCAGAGGGGATGGAGGGCACTGTACGGAAGGGACTGGAAGCGTTGGTTAAGGAACCAAAGGCGAAGTTGTAA
- a CDS encoding uncharacterized protein (COG:S;~EggNog:ENOG410Q076), which translates to MSPNLFLCLRTLFCPAYWFQRGERISGSIHREEHWESPVPGIYKYIPGRGWHLIYRDGNKYDEKMPVPLIYCRILHRYIFEDEMEERCRWHHFSLEEGAAPVRRMFFRLDDGYTWVAGWDAKGRFLPGPYVKWSFDTETNAMRRVYEPESSNVSRCSSIVPSKLN; encoded by the coding sequence ATGTCTCCAAACCTCTTTCTCTGTCTTCGAACCCTCTTCTGCCCCGCCTACTGGTTCCAGCGCGGCGAGCGCATCAGCGGCTCCATCCATCGCGAAGAGCACTGGGAGTCTCCAGTGCCTGGTATCTACAAATACATCCCTGGCCGCGGCTGGCATCTCATTTACCGCGACGGCAACAAATACGATGAAAAAATGCCCGTGCCACTGATCTACTGCCGTATCCTGCACCGCTACATCTTCGAGGATGAGATGGAAGAGCGCTGCCGCTGGCACCATTTTTCCCTTGAAGAGGGCGCTGCGCCTGTCAGGCGCATGTTCTTCCGTCTCGATGACGGTTACACCTGGGTCGCTGGATGGGATGCCAAGGGGCGTTTCCTGCCTGGGCCATACGTGAAGTGGTCCTTTGACACTGAGACCAACGCCATGCGTCGTGTTTATGAGCCGGAGAGCTCGAATGTCTCGCGGTGCAGCAGCATCGTGCCGTCGAAATTGAATTGA
- a CDS encoding IlvD/Edd family dehydratase (COG:E;~EggNog:ENOG410PIS1;~InterPro:IPR020558,IPR000581,IPR037237,IPR042096;~PFAM:PF00920;~go_function: GO:0003824 - catalytic activity [Evidence IEA]) gives MTCATKTSCEGCSCSNINTPINIEDCESELLALRQRTRDLEKTLASVTKQASVTPTKRLRSAQWFDNDDNPGMTALYIERYLNYGMTRDELMSSNKPVIGIAQSGSDLSPCNRYHLELAKRVREGIRSAGGIAMEFPTHPIQESTRRPTACLDRNLMYLGLVELLYGYPLDGVVLLTGCDKTTPAALMAAGTVNIPAICLNVGPMMNGYVKSELAGSGMVLWKGREMYAAGEINKEEFIDYVSRGAPSVGHCNTMGTASTMNALAEALGMALPESAAIPAPYRERAQCAYETGLRIVEMVHADRKPSDIMTRQAFENTIVVNTAIGGSTNAPIHINAIAKHIGIDISLDDWDRLGFHIPLLLNMQPAGELLGEEYYRAGGLPAIMAELLDAGKLHADVLTCNGRTVTDNVRGRHSWDRRMIRAYKDPLVADAGFVHLQGNLFDSAIMKTCVISQEFREKFLENPNDPNAFEGTVVVFDGPEDYHHRLEDPSTPINEYSILVMRGAGPLGYPGAAEVVNMHPPGRLLRQGVHSLPCIGDGRQSGTSGSPSILNASPEAAAGGNLALLRDGDRLRVDLNQRRVDILSVSEYELRQRREELAIRGGYDNPQSRTPWQEMFRKETAQLNEGMVLREAVKYQRLAQGEEPRHNH, from the exons ATGACATGCGCAACTAAAACGTCCTGCGAAGGCTGCTCCTGCAGCAATATCAACACCCCCATCAACATCGAAGACTGCGAATCCGAACTCCTCGCCCTGCGCCAACGCACCCGCGACCTCGAAAAGACCCTAGCCTCCGTGACGAAACAAGCCTCTGTAACCCCAACAAAACGTCTCCGCTCCGCCCAATGGTTCGACAATGACGACAACCCGGGCATGACAGCCCTCTACATCGAGCGCTACCTCAACTACGGCATGACCCGCGACGAACTCATGTCCTCTAACAAACCCGTAATCGGAATCGCGCAGTCCGGTTCCGACCTGAGCCCTTGTAACCGGTACCATTTGGAACTGGCGAAGCGGGTGAGAGAGGGGATTCGGAGTGCGGGGGGTATTGCGATGGAGTTTCCGACGCATCCGATTCAGGAGAGTACGAGACGACCGACGGCTTGCTTGGATCGAAATTTGATGTATTTGGGACTTGTGGAGTTGTTGTATGGGTATCCGTTGGATGGAGTTGTGTTGTTGACAGGGTGTGATAAGACGACACCGGCGGCTTTGATGGCGGCGGGGACTGTG AACATCCCGGCGATTTGTCTGAATGTTGGGCCTATGATGAATGGCTACGTGAAGAGTGAACTGGCCGGGTCCGGCATGGTACTTTGGAAGGGGAGGGAGATGTATGCTGCTGGGGAGATCAACAAGGAGGAGTTTATCGATTATGTTTCCAGAGG TGCACCATCAGTTGGCCATTGCAAcaccatgggaacagcatcGACCatgaatgcgctggctgaaGCACTGGGAATGGCGCTTCCCGAGTCAGCTGCAATCCCAGCACCATATCGCGAAAGAGCGCAATGCGCCTACGAAACCGGTCTACGGATCGTTGAGATGGTCCACGCAGACCGCAAACCCAGCGACATCATGACCCGCCAGGCCTTCGAGAACACCATCGTCGTCAACACGGCCATTGGCGGCAGCACCAACGCACCAATCCATATCAATGCGATCGCAAAACATATCGGAATCGATATATCGCTAGACGACTGGGATCGACTTGGCTTCCATATCCCGCTGCTACTCAACATGCAGCCTGCAGGCGAGCTGCTGGGCGAAGAATACTATCGCGCAGGAGGTCTCCCCGCTATCATGGCCGAGTTACTGGACGCAGGCAAGTTGCACGCCGATGTGCTGACCTGCAATGGTCGCACAGTCACTGATAACGTGCGCGGTCGGCACAGCTGGGACCGGCGCATGATCCGCGCCTACAAGGATCCTCTGGTCGCTGATGCAGGCTTCGTGCATCTGCAGGGTAACCTGTTCGACTCAGCAATCATGAAAACTTGCGTTATCTCGCAAGAATTCCGCGAGAAATTCCTTGAGAACCCGAACGATCCGAATGCCTTCGAAGGGACCGTAGTCGTCTTCGACGGTCCTGAGGAttaccaccaccgcctcGAAGACCCCTCTACCCCGATCAACGAATATAGCATCCTTGTCATGCGTGGCGCAGGACCCCTGGGCTATCCCGGTGCCGCAGAAGTGGTCAACATGCATCCACCAGGTCGTCTATTGCGACAGGGTGTACACTCACTGCCATGTATCGGGGATGGACGACAATCGGGAACCTCGGGGTCACCGTCGATTCTCAACGCCAGTCCCGAGGCTGCCGCCGGAGGAAATCTGGCACTGCTGCGTGACGGCGACCGGCTGCGTGTCGATCTAAATCAGCGCCGCGTGGACATTTTGTCGGTGTCGGAGTATGAGTTGCGACAGCGGAGGGAGGAATTGGCAATACGAGGAGGATACGATAATCCACAGAGTCGGACACCGTGGCAGGAGATGTTCCGGAAAGAGACTGCGCAGCTGAATGAGGGAATGGTGTTGCGCGAGGCTGTCAAGTATCAGCGATTAGCGCAGGGGGAAGAGCCTCGCCATAATCACTAG
- a CDS encoding putative DSBA family oxidoreductase (COG:Q;~EggNog:ENOG410PNH5;~InterPro:IPR036249,IPR014440,IPR001853;~PFAM:PF01323;~go_function: GO:0016491 - oxidoreductase activity [Evidence IEA]) — protein MDKKITCYLDCVSPYSYHAFSYLQKNAAALADLGVEIEFVPIFLGGINVGSGNKPPWTLPAKAEYAKYDGKRAQEYFGNQFEVPPWFPILSLLPQRALTYIKKSTSKSDYEAAYLACFETMWKRQLDISKPEHLTTALRRVFPEQKVQEILTGASNPEIKADLTAVTEKVVKEQGAFGCPWFWVRNAQGQEEPFFGSDRFHYMWRYLGLPFEDVNLKSRI, from the exons ATGGACAAGAAGATTACGTGCTATCTCGATTGCGTCTCGCCGTACAGCTACCATGCATTTAGCTACCTACAGAAGAACGCTGCTGCTTTAGCGGACTTGGGGGTGGAAATTGA GTTCGTTCCCATCTTTCTGGGAGGAATTAATGTAGGGAGTGGTAATAAACCCCCGTGGACTCTCCCTGCCAAAGCCGAATACGCCAAGTATGACGGCAAGCGAGCGCAGGAGTATTTCGGAAATCAATTCGAGGTTCCCCCGTGGTTTCCaattctctctcttctg CCCCAGCGAGCACTAACCTATATCAAAAAATCAACATCCAAATCCGACTACGAAGCCGCCTACCTCGCCTGCTTTGAGACCATGTGGAAGCGCCAACTCGACATTTCGAAGCCTGAGCATCTCACCACAGCACTCCGCCGCGTCTTCCCTGAGCAGAAAGTCCAAGAGATTCTCACCGGAGCGTCCAATCCCGAAATTAAAGCAGATTTGACAGCCGTCACGGAGAAAGTCGTGAAAGAGCAGGGTGCTTTCGGGTGTCCGTGGTTCTGGGTGAGAAATGCACAAGGACAGGAGGAACCGTTCTTTGGGAGCGATCGATTCCATTACATGTGGAGGTATCTGGGGTTGCCATTTGAAGACGTCAATTTGAAGAGTCGGATCTAG
- a CDS encoding transcription factor domain-containing protein (COG:K;~EggNog:ENOG410Q1X3;~InterPro:IPR007219;~PFAM:PF04082;~go_function: GO:0003677 - DNA binding [Evidence IEA];~go_function: GO:0008270 - zinc ion binding [Evidence IEA];~go_process: GO:0006351 - transcription, DNA-templated [Evidence IEA]), which translates to MAQPVIPPHPADFDPLELDILKRREAFSLPPRDVCDTLVKIFFEWIAPILPVVNRQEFMRKYHSPNGIGPPILLLQAIFMVAARFTTNQQSSDGRSISTPRVFHKKTKALYNAGYEKDPVTILQAVILLGMYWDGPDDLTECGIFYWSRLGTALAQAYGMNDKERYTDLNHSERSLRKRIWWTLYTRDRSVAAAFGRPLHIDLSDFTVDPLTESDFIERDERLQIEYPCDMAQARFFIEYVKLCQLMDLGLCLKLSARSTQDNRRAEAAQCELGLSEWLASCPLELQWRQSRHTFLSGVLFSTFYTIVCQLQLLQEPGSSNNAQKSSFHAASTVISILETLYSHGQLQYAPSFIICHAVVSFVTLQHQMEASMPSLLHAIRLKLDANLEMLEVLSQTWPIARMMLELFQATATSAHFDRLLIAAVDDCRRRSLGEINDTSNGPRSFQRSRLRQVVLPQSRVVLQLLARTSQNRMTAISRPMPDDILSDTNVENESYELRSGDIDLNESPDAYSSALETDPSAILQNLQEVIRIGRSNLYNTDYSF; encoded by the exons ATGGCACAACCAGTAATTCCACCACATCCGGCTGATTTTGATCCCCTCGAACTGGATATCCTCAAGCGAAGGGAGGCGTTTAGTCTTCCACCAAGAGATGTCTGCGATACACTGGTTAAGATCTTCTTTGAGTGGATAGCACCAATCCTACCTGTGGTCAACAGACAAGAATTTATGCGCAAATATCACAGCCCGAATGGAATAGGTCCGCCGATTCTGCTACTTCAGGCAATTTTTATGGTGGCTGCCAGGTTCACAACGAATCAGCAGAGCTCAGATGGCCGGAGTATCTCCACCCCCCGCGTGTTCCACAAGAAGACGAAGGCGCTTTATAATGCGGGGTATGAGAAGGACCCGGTGACTATTCTACAGGCTGTGATACTATTGGGGATGTACTGGGACGGTCCTGATG ACCTTACAGAGTGTGGTATTTTCTACTGGAGTCGACTCGGGACTGCTTTGGCACAAGCATATGGAATGAATGATAA GGAGAGATATACGGATCTCAATCATTCAGAGAGAAGCCTGCGAAAACGGATCTGGTGGACGCTATATACACGTGATCGATCTGTAGCAGCCGCTTTTGGCCGGCCACTACATATTGATTTGAGTGATTTCACCGTAGATCCGCTGACTGAAAGTGACTTCATCGAGCGCGATGAGCGATTGCAGATCGAGTACCCATGCGACATGGCCCAAGCTCGATTTTTCATTGAATATGTCAAGCTCTGTCAGCTTATGGACCTAGGGTTATGTCTCAAGCTATCGGCGAGATCGACGCAAGACAATAGACGCGCTGAAGCTGCTCAGTGCGAACTGGGATTGAGTGAATGGCTTGCGTCCTGTCCTTTAGAGCTGCAATGGAGACAATCCAGGCATACGTTCTTGTCAGGTGTTTTATTTTCTACATTCTA CACGATTGTATGCCAATTGCAGCTGCTGCAGGAACCGGGATCCTCTAATAACGCCCAGAAATCATCATTCCATGCTGCATCAACCGTCATATCAATTCTAGAGACTCTATACTCTCATGGGCAACTCCAATATGCTCCTTCATTCAT AATCTGCCACGCGGTCGTCTCCTTCGTAACCTTACAACATCAAATGGAAGCATCAATGCCTTCACTCTTACACGCAATTAGACTTAAACTCGATGCGAACCTCGAAATGCTAGAAGTGTTATCGCAGACATGGCCCATCGCCAGGATGATGCTAGAGCTATTCCAGGCCACCGCCACTTCAGCACATTTTGACCGGCTGTTGATAGCAGCAGTAGACGACTGTCGCCGTCGCTCTTTGGGGGAGATAAATGACACGAGCAACGGACCTCGATCGTTTCAAAGATCGAGACTTCGACAGGTCGTTCTCCCGCAGAGCAGGGTTGTACTTCAGCTTCTGGCAAGGACCAGTCAGAATCGGATGACTGCAATTTCACGTCCAATGCCGGATGATATTTTATCGGATACAAATGTTGAAAATGAGTCGTATGAATTGCGCTCAGGGGATATTGACTTGAACGAGTCTCCAGATGCATACTCGTCAGCACTCGAAACAGACCCGTCTGCGATTTTACAGAATCTCCAGGAGGTTATTCGTATAGGCAGATCGAACTTGTATAACACGGATTACTCGTTTTGA
- a CDS encoding putative DnaJ domain protein (Mas5) (COG:O;~EggNog:ENOG410PJYM;~InterPro:IPR008971,IPR002939,IPR001623,IPR036869, IPR001305,IPR036410,IPR018253;~PFAM:PF00684,PF00226,PF01556;~go_function: GO:0031072 - heat shock protein binding [Evidence IEA];~go_function: GO:0051082 - unfolded protein binding [Evidence IEA];~go_process: GO:0006457 - protein folding [Evidence IEA]), with translation MAEEIDLYEVLSITRDASKEDVRKAYRKSALASHPDKVPEAEREEAEVKFKAVQEAYDILYDDDKRHLYDTHGMSAFNGSGEPGMGAGPDLDDILEQMFGMGGMGGMGGMPGMGGMGGMPGGARQKPRRTPNEEQKYEVSLEDLYKGKTVRFASTKNVLCSLCHGKGGKERATAKKCGTCDGHGFREVLQQMGGFLTQSSVPCTTCSGEGSYFSPKDKCKKCKGKKTTEEKKMLEIWIPRGAREGDKIILEGEADQKPDQEPGDIIFHIVESEHPTFQRAGADLTTTIDVTLAEALTGFSRVVVKHLDGRGIEISHPKTPGTVLSPGQVLKVPGEGMPIKRSDSRGDLYLVVNVQFPDGKWSPSPAVLEKLREMLPKPGPRIEANPVDDVDYDPKGNMEQFGSNDPQGGSAWEDDEDDEPTTAQCATQ, from the exons A TGGCTGAAGAAATCGACCTCTACG AGGTCCTAAGCATCACCCGCGACGCAAGCAAGGAAGACGTCCGGAAGGCCTATCGCAAG TCTGCCCTCGCCAGCCACCCCGACAAAGTCCCCGAAGCCGAGcgtgaagaagcagaagttAAATTCAAAGCCGTTCAAGAAGCCTACGACATCCTTTACGATGACGACAAGCGACACCTCTACGATACCCACGGCATGTCCGCATTTAATGGCTCCGGTGAACCCGGTATGGGAGCCGGCCCCGACTTGGACGATATCCTTGAGCAGATGTTCGGTATGGGGGGTATGGGCGGAATGGGTGGTATGCCCGGGATGGGTGGCATGGGAGGTATGCCGGGAGGAGCGCGCCAGAAGCCGAGACGGACGCCGAATGAGGAGCAGAAGTACGAAGTGAGCTTGGAGGACCTGTATAAGGGCAAGACGGTGCGGTTTGCGAGCACGAAGAACGTCCTTTGTAGTTTGTGTCATGGGAAGGGTGGAAAGGAGAGGGCGACGGCGAAAAAGTGCGGCACATGCGATGGACACG GCTTCAGAGAGGTGTTGCAACAGATGGGTGGATTCCTTACGCAGTCATCGGTGCCTTGTACCACTTGCAGTGGAGAGGGCAGCTACTTCAGCCCCAAGGATAAGTGCAAGAAATGTAAGGGGAAAAAGACgacggaagagaagaagatgcTGGAGATCTGGATCCCTCGTGGTGCCAG AGAGGGAGACAAGATCATCTTGGAAGGCGAGGCAGACCAGAAGCCCGACCAGGAACCAGGTGATATCATCTTCCACATTGTCGAATCCGAACACCCGACCTTCCAACGTGCCGGAGCTGATCTGACCACCACCATCGACGTGACCTTGGCCGAGGCACTGAcgggcttctctcgtgtggTGGTCAAGCACCTCGACGGCCGCGGTATTGAAATCAGTCACCCCAAGACCCCGGGTACTGTTCTTTCGCCCGGCCAGGTCCTCAAGGTCCCCGGAGAAGGTATGCCGATCAAGCGTAGCGACTCCCGCGGAGATCTGTACCTGGTAGTCAATGTTCAATTCCCAGATGGCAAGTGGAGCCCCAGTCCGGCTGTGTTGGAGAAGCTCCGGGAGATGCTTCCCAAGCCGGGGCCGCGCATTGAGGCTAACCCCGTGGATGATGTCGACTATGACCCTAAGGGGAACATGGAACAGTTTGGTAGCAACGATCCTCAAGGGGGATCTGCCTGggaagacgacgaagatgacgagCCGACGACGGCCCAGTGCGCGACGCAGTGA